The Ascaphus truei isolate aAscTru1 chromosome 11, aAscTru1.hap1, whole genome shotgun sequence genome includes a window with the following:
- the LOC142463001 gene encoding olfactory receptor 5AP2-like, whose product MVNIRLENQTISHEFFLLGFSDFPNIRYILFLMFYLIYLMTLTGNLLILVLIHNDSRLHTPMYFFLGNLACLDAGSSSVTVPRMLSDLLTEFRTISLTACRAQVFFFMIFASSELFLLAGMSYDRYVAICHPLHYSHVMSWEICVQLVSVAWALGFSDSLIHTLCTHRLTFCGQNIIQGFFCDLPLLLQLSCTDTFINILLIFFSAFSLCLFALLITFIPYIHIFCTILRIPTKEGKHKAFSTCASHLSVVFIFYGTILFTYLRPAPSHPGISDRLLSVIYTVITPLLNPLIYSLRNTELKGALRNTLHKHFHIGTDIRLSL is encoded by the coding sequence ATGGTGAACATAAGACTGGAAAACCAAACAATATCACATGAATTCTTCCTTCTTGGATTCTCTGATTTCCCAAATATTCGGTACATATTATTCCTGATGTTTTACCTCATCTATCTCATGACTTTGACCGGAAACCTTCTCATTCTTGTTCTTATCCACAATGACTCCCGTCTTCACAccccaatgtatttcttccttggTAACCTGGCGTGTTTGGACGCCGGCTCttcctctgtcactgtccctcggatGCTCTCTGACTTACTCACTGAATTTAGGACAATTTCCCTAACGGCTTGCAGAGCTCAGGTATTTTTCTTTATGATTTTTGCCAGTTCTGAGCTCTTCCTGCTGGCAGGGATGTCCTATGACAGATACGTTGCCATCTGCCACCCTCTGCATTACAGTCACGTCATGTCTTGGGAAATCTGTGTCCAACTGGTGTCAGTGGCGTGGGCTCTTGGATTCTCTGACTCATTGATACATACACTTTGTACACACAGGTTGACCTTTTGTGGCCAAAACATCATCCAGGGCTTCTTCTGTGACCTGCCCCTCCTGTTACAGCTCTCGTGCACTGACACCTTCATAAACATCCTGCTCATATTTTTCTCAGCTTTTTCTTTATGCTTATTTGCCTTATTAATCACTTTTATCCCATACATACACATTTTTTGTACAATCCTGAGGATTCCGACcaaggaagggaaacacaaagctTTCTCCACCTGCGCGTCTCACCTGTCTGTGGTCTTTATCTTTTATGGGActattttatttacatatttacGTCCCGCACCAAGTCACCCTGGTATTAGTGACCGTCTGTTGTCTGTTATTTATACTGTTATTACCCCTTTATTAAACCCTTTAATTTACAGTCTGAGAAACACGGAGCTCAAAGGAGCACTTAGAAATACTCTGCACAAACACTTTCACATAGGAACAGACATTAGGCTGAGTTTATAG